Proteins from one Rosa chinensis cultivar Old Blush chromosome 7, RchiOBHm-V2, whole genome shotgun sequence genomic window:
- the LOC112176736 gene encoding uncharacterized protein LOC112176736: MENYSYPDSRESSPRSREIDCDTPSWDDQPPSSAAAAATYKVKLMCSYGGKIQPRPHDNQLAYVGGDTKILAVDRSIKLSAFISKLSSLCETPDGAVCFKYQLPGEDLDALISVTNDEDLDHMMIEYDRLYRASAKPARLRLFLFPINPSAPASFGSNESKSERQWFVDALNSVQIQSPEGSSPTAPVSASSTNPDFLFGFDKGYAAAAAPVAKLPDSVTPPTVPDSLVKNTLAAGPELVSEPTLSQFEIQRQIQELHRMQIAAGHEPTIYQRKNEEVPNPRAYTADYYSQKLPENIAAPAPPGAAPVPMPAHMQFPTSYMPERHINTGSYQVAAAPGGGEQPVYLISTPAGVYQAPAHRPATGPVGQAYYGVPQRMVPEVYRDAQAYNTAVAAQQQQQQQQQQQAKVAAYSEGFTQVGYDNSGRQVYYTTAGGAVASSYQTVAPVPVAVDARQGGGGALNQIQDGAR, from the exons ATGGAGAACTACTCCTACCCGGACTCCCGCGAGTCGTCCCCACGCTCCCGCGAAATCGACTGCGACACTCCCTCCTGGGACGATCAGCCTccctcctccgccgccgccgccgccacctACAAGGTCAAGCTCATGTGCAGCTACGGCGGCAAAATCCAGCCCCGGCCCCACGACAACCAGCTCGCCTACGTCGGCGGCGACACCAAAATCCTCGCCGTCGATCGCAGCATCAAGCTCTCCGCCTTCATTTCCAAGCTCTCCTCCCTCTGCGAAACCCCCGACGGCGCCGTCTGCTTCAAGTACCAGCTCCCCGGCGAGGATCTCGACGCCCTCATCTCCGTCACCAACGACGAGGACCTCGACCACATGATGATCGAGTACGACCGCCTCTACCGCGCCTCCGCTAAGCCCGCGCGTCTCAGACTCTTCCTCTTCCCGATCAACCCTTCCGCTCCGGCCAGCTTCGGCTCCAACGAGTCCAAGTCCGAGCGCCAGTGGTTCGTCGACGCCTTGAATTCCGTTCAGATCCAGTCCCCGGAAGGCTCCTCTCCCACCGCTCCGGTCTCCGCCTCCTCCACCAACCCCGATTTCCTCTTCGGATTCGACAAGGGAtacgccgccgccgccgctccCGTCGCGAAATTGCCTGATTCCGTCACGCCTCCGACTGTTCCTGATTCGCTTGTGAAGAACACGCTCGCCGCCGGACCGGAATTGGTCTCGGAGCCGACGCTGTCTCAATTCGAGATTCAGAGGCAGATTCAGGAGCTACACAGAATGCAAATTGCTGCCGGTCACGAGCCGACTATCTATCAGAGGAAAAACGAAGAGGTTCCGAACCCTCGGGCTTACACAGCTGATTATTACTCTCAGAAGCTTCCAGAAAACATAGCTGCTCCGGCGCCACCGGGAGCCGCTCCTGTTCCAATGCCGGCACACATGCAATTTCCGACTTCTTATATGCCGGAAAGGCACATAAACACTGGAAGTTATCAGGTGGCGGCGGCTCCCGGTGGAGGCGAGCAGCCTGTGTACCTCATTTCCACACCAGCTGGTGTATACCAGGCTCCGGCTCATAGACCGGCCACTGGACCAGTCGGGCAGGCTTACTATGGTGTACCGCAGAGAATGGTTCCCGAGGTGTACCGTGACGCACAGGCATACAATACGGCAGTGGCAgctcagcagcagcagcagcaacaacaacagcagCAAGCAAAGGTGGCTGCTTACAGTGAAGGGTTTACACAAGTGGGTTATGACAATTCTGGGAGGCAAGTGTACTACACTACAGCCGGAGGCGCGGTGGCTTCATCTTACCAGACTGTGGCGCCAGTACCGGTTGCTGTTGATGCAAGACAAGGTGGTGGTGGCGCTTTGAATCAAATTCAAGACG GTGCTAGGTGA